The Epinephelus lanceolatus isolate andai-2023 chromosome 8, ASM4190304v1, whole genome shotgun sequence genome includes a window with the following:
- the tasorb gene encoding protein TASOR isoform X2, producing MALNPNAVGKRDSECTETDDLQPEGGEPPKNSAATSATANQNGDQPGCGDGVMPDQEAPERRRRVQADARSFSSSPSPGQRPNFQIPRKTRERKGLYQFLPPDSREFEDLVKIVSSFYLDASSRGTFSYCKARLIHNELLEKEFIEKRREMKQEGRTEQELTESYCFLYPDKSKLHLICEKGLSVGHARITTLGNPLKGVYVSKYSDLLQMNPFEVGSSGDMIVFKVMRGRIKHIHENMPKNAMEPTPKFDCHMSKSGNRVTSLLSYRAFELTQQYFFEFAFDEIKNRPRHVYPYAVVSFKYKGKEAAATPMTSHRFNTISPEGSRGKSCYTVWSGPLVNKGQELFPICLRSSSRPYLPFKLPEKLEVSRGMQLEQVKRKIPSVLFSWDTYTASREVMKCGMSCSLFEVVDGKGKPTSGSLAALVNKLERDRMVLVKSLFDRGFLFLLSSAQMVESKERRGRVEKNLQALFIFQESRMVVKYSSRLFEPEPLTAEPQPAILSSMDPFIPALHYALFKLRPNPGKDLSLGVERQATDYLTRMDSGTVRPFILPDYKYNVDDRTNPLPVPRPKFNMEAVLRSYIHNPTNYMLSLNKTKDIIERIRNPVPIPMPIPTPAPAPVEYSPVSDWGGSDRGSDRPERPAERPAERLPQERPPPERQAQEKPPSDGTRRRQGSGHSNGAQPQHKSDAEPQPQPAQRLRLSQNEYDKDKMKQLLKLIQLHKKALVKDPGKERGEDVAWDANSLKRKFEGDERGGTNKHPRTDPLSNGEPSRGAQADEMGDEGGQSDNLTAVMESMGIYDTDLRAHGNTNASTVNETQRLLKILLATLNKAVAQGSVSAQSNHGEPSTGPGRGEPAFPEPDVKKQNEPASQTNYTEEDMDCSPGSPLSAGSPTEQAHTSDNPAWVNPADEDKAQPFTEPKPEPEPEPEPEPEPEAVMVAESYPEPKTPAAVEVKKAAAPPTLPVVEEVPFRPSISLDTILNQEIHSLTSDIKNIMTTHRICYSSQLPPRLPPRHCWQPSSCFSDYVVPYVSPVPIQGHVKALCEKMDKLIPAPPAPSKVTSPPPPVTTSNLTTPPPTPMQTSKTKEEPSLSKSTASHRGKMGTIKGVAPARSKTEGLSAELGGEIYSPSQVTADSPEHRSQNPGRASGSGSNLLAGSLIGQLKPEVFSSLVEIFKDVTKNTVKFYIYSGDEGEESTVCKEIKEYLKSLGNSECSPQTFLENSGSLDKLLIIIQNEDIAAHVHKIPALVSLKKLPSVSFAGVDTLDDVKNHTYNELFVSGGFMVSDEFVLNPDLITQDRLQGLLKFLEEQSTPEHPWQWKVHCKSQKKLKELGRLNTNAMGLLNLLTAYQKKHLVEFLPYHECDTQSRQAPDLECLIKLQAQHTQQRHLIFLTERPFEMFLQYSRNGIVIGSIDDVMSGFHSLIGSINQNELPTPPSTVNDECVEEEDMSLDSDDGEPTTISDPSQQNQAVEKGKPPLPPPPETEEFRPPLPDQQATPERTPTLADYSALKTAISQFKASNQMGISSSDIGGLSPGGFPVNPHQSFLCPSASWSSYTGSSSYAASPAYPASPCSSTQEQEYRPVPASVSATAPAPPVMAPGQTPPVMAVVPTPPVMATAPAPPVMAPALPVMATATAPAPPVIATAPAPPVMAPVPAPPVMATVPAPPAMATVPAPPPMATVPAPPPMATAGPLANLASLPLEVKPPPPPHLMMLGHTYGSDTGGAGAAGDSPLTSSLPYTDHNDSAQPGYMPGIAKNASGTPTQHDRTLSGPGEGLWGTAGTSTCQTASSQGVVTSGPLDPSGLPKIGESVGGSNPVNQGGRTQVNCANNLGPSVGMPTMATRGGSIVRPKLPPHPMCGVGYGGIGGIPGHMDHGPMRGGMGPGSLGGYRGRGVPPVGLWPRPGRGHDLGDGTGGGPCSWGYPAGRGGTQDYYSDYTYTHNYAPE from the exons ATGGCCCTGAACCCCAACGCGGTGGGGAAAAGGGACTCAGAATGTACCGAGACGGACGATCTCCAGCCGGAAGGCGGCGAACCCCCGAAGAATTCAGCCGCCACCTCGGCCACAGCCAACCAAAATGGCGATCAGCCTGGATGTGGAGACGGTGTAATGCCCGACCAAGAAGCCCCTGAGCGGCGGAGGAGAGTGCAGGCAGACGCCCGGAGCTTTAGCAGTTCTCCTTCGCCGGGCCAGAGACCGAATTTTCAAATCCCAAGGAAGACCAGGGAACGGAAAG GCTTGTACCAGTTTTTGCCCCCTGACAGCCGGGAGTTTGAGGACCTTGTGAAGATTGTGTCCTCGTTTTATCTAGATGCATCATCACGAGGAACCTTCTCCTACTGCAAGGCCAGGCTCATTCACAATGAGCTGCTTGAGAAGGAG ttcaTCGAGAAGCGAAGAGAGATGAAACAGGAAGGGCGGACAGAACAAGAACTGACTGAGTCGTACTGCTTCCTTTACCCAGACAAATCCAAG CTCCACTTGATCTGTGAGAAGGGTCTGTCGGTTGGACACGCCAGGATAACTACACTAGGGAATCCATTAAAAG GTGTTTATGTCTCCAAATATTCTGATCTGTTACAAATGAATCCCTTTGAAGTCGGCTCGTCTGGAGACATGATCGTTTTTAAAGTTATGAGG GGCCGAATAAAGCACATTCATGAGAACATGCCTAAGAATGCCATGGAACCTACTCCCAAGTTTGACTGTCACATGTCCAAAAGTGGCAACAGGGTCACATCTTTGCTGTCTTACAGGGCTTTTGAGCTCACACAG CAATATTTTTTCGAGTTTGCATTTGATGAGATCAAGAATCGGCCCAGGCATGTGTACCCCTATGCTGTGGTTTCCTTTAAGTACAAAGGGAAGGAAGCTGCAGCGACTCCTATGACTTCACACAG GTTTAACACTATTTCCCCTGAAGGAAGTCGAG GGAAGAGCTGCTACACTGTGTGGAGTGGTCCACTAGTAAACAAGGGCCAGGAGTTGTTCCCAATCTGTTTACGATCCTCCTCACGCCCCTACCTCCCTTTCAAACT GCCTGAGAAGCTGGAGGTGAGTCGAGGCATGCAGCTGGAGCAGGTGAAGCGCAAGATTCCCTCCGTGCTCTTTTCTTGGGACACCTACACTGCATCACGGGAAG TGATGAAATGTGGGATGTCCTGCAGCCTGTTTGAGGTGGTGGATGGAAAAGGCAAACCAACCAGCGGCAGCTTGGCAGCACTGGTCAACAAACTGGAGAGGGACAGGATG GTGCTGGTGAAGTCCTTGTTCGACAGGGGCTTTCTCTTCCTGCTGTCCTCAGCGCAGATGGTTGAGTCCAAAG agcGGCGGGGGCGCGTTGAGAAGAACCTGCAAGCATTATTCATCTTTCAGGAGTCAAGGATGGTTGTCAAGTACT CTTCCAGACTGTTCGAGCCGGAGCCACTGACGGCAGAGCCCCAGCCTGCTATCCTGTCCTCCATGGATCCCTTCATCCCTGCTCTGCACTACGCACTGTTCAAGCTGCGCCCCAACCCGGGCAAGGACCTGAGCCTCGGGGTGGAGCGTCAGGCCACTGATTACCTAACTCGTATGGATTCGGGCACAGTGCGGCCGTTCATTCTGCCCGACTACAAATATAACGTGGACGATAGGACCAACCCGCTCCCAGTGCCCAGACCCAAATTTAACATGGAAGCTGTGCTGCGTTCTTACATCCACAACCCTACCAACTACATGTTATCTCTGAACAAGACAAAGGACATCATTGAAAGAATACGGAACCCAGTACCCATACCTATGCCCATACCCACACCTGCTCCGGCCCCAGTGGAATACAGTCCCGTTTCTGACTGGGGCGGCTCGGACAGGGGCTCAGACAGGCCAGAGAGACCCGCAGAGAGACCCGCAGAGAGGTTGCCTCAGGAGAGGCCGCCTCCAGAAAGGCAAGCACAGGAGAAGCCGCCCTCAGACGGCACCAGACGGAGGCAAGGGTCGGGGCATTCAAATGGGGCCCAGCCACAGCACAAGTCCGACGCTGAGCCCCAGCCGCAGCCCGCTCAGAGGCTGCGACTGTCTCAGAACGAGTATGATAAAGacaagatgaaacagttgcTTAAGCTAATCCAGCTTCATAAGAAAGCACTAGTGAAGGATCCTGGGAAGGAACGGGGTGAGGACGTGGCTTGGGACGCCAACAGTCTAAAGAGGAAGTTTGAGGGAGACGAGAGGGGGGGCACGAACAAACACCCACGCACAGATCCGCTGAGCAACGGGGAACCCAGTCGAG GAGCCCAAGCGGATGAGATGGGAGACGAGGGTGGACAGAGCGACAATCtgacagcagtgatggaaagcatGGGCATCTATGACACTGACCTGAGGGCTCATGGCAACACCAACGCCTCTACGGTCAACGAGACCCAGCGCCTCCTCAAGATCCTTCTGGCTACTCTCAACAAAGCTGTGGCTCAGGGTTCAGTGTCTGCACAGTCAAACCACGGCGAACCGTCGACCGGTCCAGGGAGGGGGGAACCCGCCTTCCCTGAACCAGATGTGAAGAAACAAAACGAGCCTGCATCTCAAACAAACTACACAGAG GAGGACATGGACTGTAGCCCTGGTAGTCCACTCAGCGCTGGCTCCCCAACAGAGCAAGCACACACCTCAGACAACCCAGCCTGGGTCAACCCCGCCGATGAAG ACAAAGCACAGCCTTTCACTGAGCCAAAGCCCGAGCCCgagccagagccagagcctGAGCCAGAGCCGGAGGCTGTGATGGTGGCAGAGAGCTACCCAGAGCCGAAGACGCCTGCAGCAGTGGAAGTAAAAAAGGCGGCTGCACCACCCACGTTACCAGTCGTTGAGGAAGTTCCCTTCAGGCCCTCCATCAGCCTGGACACCATACTCAACCAGGAAATACACAGTCTCACCTCTGACATTAAAAACATCATGACGACGCACCGCATCTGCTATTCGTCGCAGCTGCCCCCGCGGTTGCCTCCACGCCACTGCTGGCAGCCCAGCAGCTGCTTCTCAGACTATGTCGTACCGTACGTTTCCCCCGTCCCTATTCAGGGGCATGTCAAAGCACTGTGTGAGAAGATGGACAAGTTGATCCCGGCCCCACCTGCTCCCTCCAAAGTCACTTCCCCACCTCCCCCAGTGACAACATCTAATCTTACAACACCGCCCCCCACCCCTATGCAGACTTCCAAAACTAAAGAGGAGCCCTCGCTGTCGAAGAGCACCGCGTCACACAGGGGTAAAATGGGCACTATCAAAGGGGTGGCACCTGCTAGGTCTAAAACTGAAGGCTTATCAGCAGAGTTGGGGGGAGAGATCTATTCTCCCTCTCAAGTCACAGCAGACTCTCCAGAGCACAGGTCCCAAAACCCAGGCCGTGCTTCTGGGAGTGGGTCCAACCTGCTGGCTGGCAGCCTCATTGGTCAGCTGAAGCCTGAAGTTTTCAGCAGCCTGGTGGAGATCTTTAAGGATGTCACCAAGAACACAGTCAAATTCTACATCTACTCCGGGGACGAGGGGGAAGAGAGCACTGTCTGCAAGGAGATCAAG GAGTACTTGAAAAGTCTTGGCAACAGCGAGTGCAGCCCGCAGACATTTCTGGAAAACAGCGGCAGTTTAGATAAACTCCTCATCATCATTCAGAACGAGGACATCGCTGCACATGTGCACAAG ATCCCGGCTCTGGTGTCTTTGAAGAAGTTGCCTTCAGTGAGCTTTGCTGGAGTGGACACTCTGGACGATGTCAAGAACCACACTTATAATGAGCTGTTTGTGTCTGGAGGCTTCATGGTGTCTGATGAGTTTGTCCTCAACCCTGACCTTATCACACAGG ATCGTTTGCAGGGCCTGCTGAAGTTCTTGGAGGAGCAGAGCACTCCTGAACACCCCTGGCAGTGGAAGGTGCACTGCAAGTCCCAGAAGAAGCTCAAAGAGCTGGGGAG GTTAAACACCAATGCCATGGGGCTGCTGAACCTTCTCACAGCCTATCAGAAGAAGCACCTAGTGGAGTTCCTCCCTTACCATGAGTGTGACACCCAGTCGCGTCAGGCTCCAGACCTGGAATGCCTGATCAAGCTCCAAGCCCAGCACACACAGCAGCGGCACCTTATCTTCCTCACAG AGAGGCCATTTGAGATGTTCCTACAGTACTCCAGAAATGGAATAGTGATAGGGAGCATTGATGACGTTATGAGCGGTTTCCACAGTCTGATTGGCTCCATCAATCAGAATGAGCTTCCAACACCGCCCTCCACAG TGAATGATGAGTGTGTTGAAGAGGAGGACATGTCATTAGACTCTGACGATGGTGAGCCAACCACCATATCAGATCCCTCCCAGCAGAACCAGGCAGTTGAGAAGGGGAAGCCTCCACTGCCGCCCCCGCCAGAGACGGAGGAGTTTCGTCCTCCACTCCCAGACCAGCAGGCCACCCCTGAGAGAACTCCAACGCTGGCTGACTACAGTGCTCTGAAAACGGCCATCTCTCAGTTCAAGGCCTCCAACCAGATGGGCATAAGCTCTTCAGACATTGGCGGCTTGTCACCGGGAGGTTTTCCAGTGAATCCCCACCAGAGCTTCCTGTGTCCTTCAGCCTCTTGGTCATCCTACACTGGCTCCTCCAGCTATGCGGCCTCCCCTGCCTATCCTGCCTCACCCTGCAGCAGCACCCAGGAACAGGAATACCGCCCAGTTCCAGCAAGCGTCTCTGCCACAGCCCCAGCCCCACCCGTCATGGCCCCAGGCCAAACCCCACCTGTCATGGCCGTAGTCCCAACCCCACCTGTCATGGCTACAGCCCCAGCCCCACCTGTCATGGCCCCAGCCCTACCTGTCATGGCCACAGCCACAGCCCCAGCCCCACCTGTCATAGCCACAGCCCCAGCCCCACCTGTTATGGCCCCAGTCCCAGCCCCACCTGTCATGGCCACAGTCCCTGCCCCGCCTGCCATGGCCACAGTCCCTGCCCCACCTCCCATGGCCACAGTCCCTGCTCCACCTCCCATGGCCACTGCAGGACCTCTAGCCAACCTGGCTTCTCTCCCTTTGGAGGTCaaacctccacctccacctcatcTCATGATGCTGGGCCACACGTATGGCTCGGacactggaggagctggagctgctggGGACTCTCCGctcacctcctccctcccctaCACAGACCATAATGACTCAGCCCAGCCAGGCTACATGCCTGGCATTGCTAAAAATGCTAGCGGGACCCCCACGCAACATGATAGGACACTAAGTGGACCTGGGGAGGGTCTATGGGGGACAGCAGGGACCAGCACTTGTCAGACTGCTAGCAGCCAGGGTGTGGTCACATCTGGCCCACTTGACCCCAGTGGGCTCCCCAAGATTGGGGAATCCGTCGGAGGCAGCAACCCTGTTAATCAGGGGGGCAGGACTCAGGTGAATTGCGCTAACAACCTTGGACCTTCTGTGGGAATGCCCACAATGGCCACCAGGGGGGGCTCAATAGTCAGACCTAAGCTGCCTCCACATCCAATGTGTGGTGTGGGCTATGGTGGTATAGGTGGCATCCCTGGACATATGGATCATGGGCCTATGCGGGGTGGTATGGGTCCTGGTTCTTTAGGGGGCTACCGAGGGAGAGGAGTCCCACCAGTAGGACTTTGGCCTCGTCCAGGACGAGGACATGATCTGGGGGACGGGACTGGAGGGGGACCCTGCTCTTGGGGTTACCCAGCAGGCAGGGGTGGGACACAGGATTACTACTCGGACtacacatacactcacaatTATGCCCCTGAATAG